One Oscillatoria salina IIICB1 genomic window, GAAAGAGGCTTAGAAAGAGGAACTAGACAAGGACTTTTAGAGGCAATTGAACTAGATTTAGAATTTAAGTTTGGTAGTGAAGGATTGAGTATTTTGCCGGAAATATCTCAGTTAGAAGATGTTAATCAATTGAGAGAAATTTTACGGGCTTTGAAAACAGTAAATAATCTGAGTGAACTTCGCGCTGTTTATCGACTGGATGATGATTCTCNGCCAACTGAATTACAAACTAATTTTGAGCAAGAACTAATCCGGGTAGACGAAAAATTAATTTTAAAATTACATTCAATTTTTCATCAATTTTACTAACTAGATAAATGAAAATTTTAGTATTGAATGCTGGCTCTAGCAGTCAAAAAAGTTGCCTTTATGAGTTAGAAAAAAAACTGCCTGACTCACCACTAAAACCTCTCTGGGAGGCAAAAATTGACTGGACAAAAAAATCTGGTTTTGCTGTCTTAAAAGTAGAAAATAATCGGGAAAAGTCTTTAGAAAAAGAGTTACCAGGAACGGAAAAAGAAAAGGCGATCGCGCAAATGCTCGATACTCTCTATCAAGGCGAAACTGCCGTCCTCTCTAGTTTACAAGAAATTGACGTAGTAGGACACAGAGTTGTTCACGGTGGATCTCGCTACCGCAAAGCAACAATTGTTACTCCAGAAGTTCAAGCAACAATTAAATCTCTTTTCCCCCTCGCACCAGAACATAATCCGATTAATTTAGAAGGTATTGAAGCTGTCGAAAAAGTTTTACCAAATGTTCGTCAAATTGTTGTTTTTGATACAGCATTTCATGCAGAAATTCCTTTAGCCGCAGCAGTTTATCCACTTCCTTACGAATTTTTCCAGCAAGGAATTCGTCGCTATGGCTTTCATGGAATTAGCCATCAATATTGTTTACAACGCACAGCCCAATTATTAGGAAAAGAAGCCAAATATTTGTCAATTATTACCTGTCATTTGGGTAATGGTTGCTCTCTCGCAGCTATTCGAGATGGCGTTTGTGTCAATACCACAATGGGTTATACTCCTTTAGAAGGATTGATGATGGGTTCTCGTTCTGGTTCAATCGATCCAGGTATTTTAATTCAGTTAATGCGTTCGGGTTACAATGCAGAAAAGTTAAATCGCTTGTTGAATAAAGAGTCAGGATTAAAAGGACTTTCTGGTATTAGTGGTGATGTCAGACAAGTCAGCGAAGCCGTTAAAAATGGTGACGAACAAGCAAAATTAGCTTTTGATGTTTATCTCCATCGCTTACAATTTTATCTTGGCGCAATGTTGTCTTCTTTAGGGAGATTAGATGCTTTAGTATTTACTGGTGGTGTAGGAGAAAATAAACCCGAAGTGCGTCAAGCAGGCTGTGAAGGATTATCATTTTTAGGAGTAAAACTCGATTCCGAGAAAAATCAGACTTCACCTAAAGATACCGATATTGCGACTGCTGACTCTCCAGTAAAAGTTTTAGTAATTAATACTCAAGAAGATTGGGCGATCGCGCAAGAATGTTGGCATTTATGTCAAGATTAATCCGTTTACCAGTTCGATCCGAACTAAGAAAAATTTAAATGGATTAAACTAGATTTAGAATTCCTGAAAAATCCCAATGGCAGATTTAACCGGAACTTGGCTAGGTACTTATTGGCAACTAGGTATGCCAACCCGCTTTGAGTTAAGTATAGTTCAAGGTGGTAACACAATTACAGGTAATATTTTAGATGACAGTTATTTAGGTGAAGCTTCTCTTTCAGGATCGGTTGTCGGAAGAAATGTTAGTTTTGTCAAACGTTACCTAACTAGTGCGCGACATTCGATTAATTACACTGGTACAATTTCTGAAGATGAGAATTTTATCCACGGAAAATGGCAAATAGATAAACGTCATTCCGGGAAGTGGGAAGCGCGTCGCAGTGGAGAAAATTTGACTGTAGAAATTGAAACTAGCAAAGCTAACCAATTACCTGTTTTAAGCAAAAGTTAGTAATAGAGATGTTCCCGAAAACATCCTTTTATTTAGCTTGTTACCAACCAACAATAATTTGCCAAAAAGTAGCTGCTAAAACGACGATACCTAAATACTGCGGTAGTAATAATTTAAATGACTGACGGGCAATTCTTTGCGTTACCCACATTGAGGTTATTACTCCTGCAATTAAAGTCGTTCCTTGCAAAAAGGCAACCACGGCTGGATGTGCCACTAATACTGGCAAACTTTCACCATTTAAACCAAAGGTAGCAAAACTAACTGGTAAAATGCGTCCACCTTCGCCTAAACCTAACTTTAAATAATGTGCTAAGTTTGCTGCTAAAACTAAAGGCAAATATCCGTAAGCTAATTCAAGAAACCTTTTTGGTTTAATTTTGTTAGTTAATTGATAATATCCCTTCATCACCAGATGAACTAGCATCGGGAAAATTGCAGGTAAACTCAAAGCTGCTATTGCTACTCCAAAATGCGTCCAAAAATTACTTAAATCTAAACTTAAACCAAGTTGAGATTGTATTTCTGGTAAACGGTGCAAAAATACTGCATCTAATAACAATAATAACAAGGCTACTTCATAACTGCGCGGTTGATGACTCGTCCATAATTCTATTCCTGGCGGACGTAAATTAAACTCAACTGAACGATGGGGACAAGCTTTTAAACAAGTCATGCACAAAACACAATCTCGGTTATCTTGTAATTGGGCAGGATGAGAATATAAAGGACAGCCATTGGTTGCCATTCCTTCGCCTTTTTGCGGCCCTCCTTTATAACATTGATAAGTAGTACATTCTGCCGAACAAGTTCCTTGTTGCGCCCGTAATTCAGTCATCGAAAGTTTAGCGAACATTCCATTCATTCCGCCGATGGGACACAAGTAGCGACACCAAAAACGACGTTCAAAAATTGCGGAAAATATCATTGCCCCGGCAGTAATTAACAATAGTAAGCAAGCGGAAAGATAAGCTGTATTTTCTAAATCCCACAATTCTTCCCACAATAAAATTAAACTGAATAAGCCGAATAAAAACCAACCTCCCCATTTTTCTGCGGTTTGCCGAGGCCACTTTTTCAACTGTCGGGGAACCAACCATAAAGAAAGTTTTTGCGTGATTTCGCCGTAAATCATAAAGGGACAAATGGCGCACCATAGCCGTCCAACAAAAGGAAAACCAATTAAAACTAGGGGCCACCACCAAGCCCAAAATAAATTCAAGGCGAAGTTTTTATCTCGTGTTTGGGGACCGAGAAAAAGTAGGGCAACAACGATCGCAAAAGCGGTTAAAGTAAAGCCATAGTTGAGGCGATCGGGCCACCACGGGCTACGCAGAAAGTGACGCAAACGAGGATAGTTATTTAAGAGGTTGACGCGGAATTGTTTTTTCTTACTTTGGGAGGGCCAAACTATTTCTTCGGTGAGTTCTTTTGCGCCTGCTGCTTGGACGATCGCTCTTTGAATTAAGTTTTCTAATTCGCTAAGGTTGTTAGGAAAGTCGTAAGCTTGTAATTGTCTCACGGCTTCTGGTGTAATCCGAGGTTTTTTGATTCCTTTGGCACGAGAAATTAGACTCAAATAATAAGCCATTTGGTCGGCAATGTCGCTTTTGCGCACTCGCAAGGGCGGAACTTTAAGTAATCGTTCGGCGTGGGGATCGATTTCTGGAATCTTTTTCTCAGAAATCATAATAATTCTCGCTTGACTTTCAATAGGTTTAACGTTTTCCCCAGAACGACTGACTGGTTTGTAAGTCTTAGTTTTGAGTAATTCGGCTATGGGAGAAAGTAATTCTTTGTCTAATTCTTGAATGTTATTTAAGACTAAAGTTCCTCGATCTAAAGCAGCAATTAAACCAGGTTTTCCGCCGACACGACCGAATAATTCTGCGCCGCTAGCTTGAATTTTACTGCAATCAAGTTTAATTATTGGTTCGCGTCGATAAGGGGAACCAAAGTGAATTAAGGCGGCGATGTTGTCTTTTCCTAATCCTGGTTCGCCGAAAATTAGCACCGATTGGCGATCGCCGGACGCTTGTTTGATTTTTTGGCGTAATCGTACCGCATAGCGACTTTTGCCAACAATTCCCCGTCTGGCTTTGGTGACTAAGTAGGGTCGCAAAATCACCTGACGGTCTTGTTCGTAGCTTAATTGAGATGATAATTGAGCTAGTTCTTTGGCTAATTCAGGTGCGAATTTTTGGATGATTTCGGGATATTTTTCACTTAATTCCTGAAATTTCGCGCCAGGGATTACCCACAACCGACATTCACTGCGGCTGAAGATTGTTCTTTGGACTGGTTGGTTGAAAAGTAGTTCTTGCAGGTGGATAATTGCTCCGGGAAGCCAACTAATCGCCCAAGCGTTACTGGTTTGGCTGGTGCGATCGCTCTCTAGCTTTCCTTTTGCTAAAATATACAAATTCTTGACTGGGGTATCTTCTTTGACGAGAATTTCATCGGCTGAGACGATTTTTTCGGACATGACTTGCGCGATCGCTTCGATAACTTCTTCGCTGAGTACGCTAAATGCTGTTCTCTCTCGCAGCCAGGTTACTAAATTTGTTAAGCTCATTTTTGATTTTTAATTAATTTAACTTATTTTTTCCCTTTTGAGTTATAATTATACCTAATTTATTTTTGACTGGACAATGACGAACGCGATCGAACCAATTAATTTCTGGGTTCCTCTCAGCTTGCTAGGTTTAATTATTTTAGCGGCAATTTTCTTTAGCTACAGCAATAAATAAGCAGATTGATGCTTTCAGATCGATACTTCCTCGATTTTATCTACTTCGGTCAGCCAATTTCTACTTTTTTCTATTTCTCGGCTATCTGCATCTCGCTGACAGCGAAGAGCGAAGTTACAATAATTACACTCGCGACTACTTTCATTAACTTGAGGAAAAGGAATTCCATCATTATTGTAGCGGTCTAACCACTCATCTAGTTGCTTTAACAACTCAGTTAAATCTTCTCTAGTTTGTTTGTGTTGTTGACTATTGTACCTAAATTTACAACTTTGGGGTTTGCTTGGTAACTTAACAAACCAATAA contains:
- a CDS encoding sigma 54-interacting transcriptional regulator — encoded protein: MSLTNLVTWLRERTAFSVLSEEVIEAIAQVMSEKIVSADEILVKEDTPVKNLYILAKGKLESDRTSQTSNAWAISWLPGAIIHLQELLFNQPVQRTIFSRSECRLWVIPGAKFQELSEKYPEIIQKFAPELAKELAQLSSQLSYEQDRQVILRPYLVTKARRGIVGKSRYAVRLRQKIKQASGDRQSVLIFGEPGLGKDNIAALIHFGSPYRREPIIKLDCSKIQASGAELFGRVGGKPGLIAALDRGTLVLNNIQELDKELLSPIAELLKTKTYKPVSRSGENVKPIESQARIIMISEKKIPEIDPHAERLLKVPPLRVRKSDIADQMAYYLSLISRAKGIKKPRITPEAVRQLQAYDFPNNLSELENLIQRAIVQAAGAKELTEEIVWPSQSKKKQFRVNLLNNYPRLRHFLRSPWWPDRLNYGFTLTAFAIVVALLFLGPQTRDKNFALNLFWAWWWPLVLIGFPFVGRLWCAICPFMIYGEITQKLSLWLVPRQLKKWPRQTAEKWGGWFLFGLFSLILLWEELWDLENTAYLSACLLLLITAGAMIFSAIFERRFWCRYLCPIGGMNGMFAKLSMTELRAQQGTCSAECTTYQCYKGGPQKGEGMATNGCPLYSHPAQLQDNRDCVLCMTCLKACPHRSVEFNLRPPGIELWTSHQPRSYEVALLLLLLDAVFLHRLPEIQSQLGLSLDLSNFWTHFGVAIAALSLPAIFPMLVHLVMKGYYQLTNKIKPKRFLELAYGYLPLVLAANLAHYLKLGLGEGGRILPVSFATFGLNGESLPVLVAHPAVVAFLQGTTLIAGVITSMWVTQRIARQSFKLLLPQYLGIVVLAATFWQIIVGW
- a CDS encoding acetate kinase, with protein sequence MKILVLNAGSSSQKSCLYELEKKLPDSPLKPLWEAKIDWTKKSGFAVLKVENNREKSLEKELPGTEKEKAIAQMLDTLYQGETAVLSSLQEIDVVGHRVVHGGSRYRKATIVTPEVQATIKSLFPLAPEHNPINLEGIEAVEKVLPNVRQIVVFDTAFHAEIPLAAAVYPLPYEFFQQGIRRYGFHGISHQYCLQRTAQLLGKEAKYLSIITCHLGNGCSLAAIRDGVCVNTTMGYTPLEGLMMGSRSGSIDPGILIQLMRSGYNAEKLNRLLNKESGLKGLSGISGDVRQVSEAVKNGDEQAKLAFDVYLHRLQFYLGAMLSSLGRLDALVFTGGVGENKPEVRQAGCEGLSFLGVKLDSEKNQTSPKDTDIATADSPVKVLVINTQEDWAIAQECWHLCQD